One window from the genome of Leuconostoc suionicum encodes:
- a CDS encoding transposase, with protein sequence MKAKRYSTEFKSSIVTLYNEGRSANSLANEYHLAVQTVTGWVKKAQIIGTDVTGKPVTRAQFNAMQKEVARLKEENEILKIAAVLLGEHRK encoded by the coding sequence ATGAAAGCTAAGCGATACTCAACAGAATTTAAGTCATCAATTGTCACCTTGTATAATGAGGGACGTTCTGCTAATTCTCTAGCCAATGAATACCATTTGGCTGTACAAACCGTCACGGGTTGGGTGAAGAAAGCCCAAATCATTGGGACGGACGTTACCGGTAAGCCAGTGACTCGCGCCCAATTTAATGCAATGCAGAAAGAAGTCGCAAGACTCAAAGAAGAAAACGAAATTTTAAAAATTGCGGCCGTTTTGCTGGGCGAACATCGCAAGTAA
- a CDS encoding IS110 family RNA-guided transposase has translation MHAVIGIDVSKATSQVAVAVDGKVVQNFKITHDVFGFNQLNTVIMQFNTFPDIVFEATGVYSRRLKTFLEAHNYPYTCLNPLTAKKQLDQLRPNKNDLNDAKHLAETQFILKRAKSYVQNPIYIELQDMSRFYQQLNHDIVSAKNRLHRLLQLTFPEIETLFSTTDSQQYWEIVSLIPHATMAKHSRQTLSDTIQSSVSRQIGVARLTRLVDKLVALGSLSAPAVAVASYNVTEVRYYAQRLIALSQSKANVLATMVDQAKDLPEYDIYQSIPGFSDKTVVSLIAELGDLHRFATSNKLNAFVGIDLRFNDSGDYKSSGFITKRGNTIARKVLFKAISNIASTATYGHQNHINDWYQKKKQSSMSKGTKKIAIGAMSRLLRTMHYLVLNNQLYDYDTASKR, from the coding sequence ATGCACGCTGTTATTGGTATTGATGTTTCGAAGGCAACCAGTCAAGTTGCCGTCGCTGTTGATGGTAAGGTTGTACAGAATTTTAAGATCACCCATGATGTCTTTGGGTTCAATCAGTTAAATACGGTCATTATGCAGTTTAATACGTTCCCAGATATCGTGTTTGAGGCGACAGGCGTTTATTCGAGACGTTTAAAAACTTTCTTAGAGGCCCACAATTATCCTTATACTTGCCTGAATCCTTTGACCGCTAAAAAGCAATTGGATCAATTACGTCCTAACAAAAATGATCTTAACGATGCCAAGCATTTGGCGGAAACGCAATTCATTTTAAAGCGTGCTAAAAGTTACGTCCAGAATCCGATTTATATTGAACTACAAGATATGAGTCGTTTTTACCAACAGTTAAACCACGATATTGTGTCCGCTAAAAATCGGCTACATCGTTTGCTTCAATTGACTTTCCCAGAAATTGAAACTTTGTTTTCAACTACCGATAGCCAACAATATTGGGAGATTGTGTCGTTAATCCCTCATGCCACAATGGCTAAGCATTCACGACAAACGTTATCCGATACGATTCAAAGCAGCGTCAGTCGTCAAATCGGTGTTGCGCGTTTAACACGACTCGTTGATAAACTAGTGGCGCTTGGCAGCCTATCAGCACCTGCTGTTGCCGTTGCTTCGTATAATGTCACCGAGGTGCGTTATTATGCGCAGCGCTTAATTGCGTTATCTCAAAGCAAGGCCAATGTCTTAGCGACTATGGTTGATCAGGCCAAAGATTTACCTGAATATGACATTTATCAGAGTATACCAGGATTTTCGGACAAAACAGTGGTTTCTCTAATCGCTGAATTAGGTGATTTGCATCGTTTTGCGACTAGTAACAAATTGAATGCCTTTGTCGGGATTGACTTACGATTTAATGATTCAGGTGATTATAAAAGTTCTGGGTTCATCACAAAGCGAGGTAATACAATCGCCAGAAAAGTGCTATTCAAAGCCATTAGTAACATTGCTAGTACGGCAACTTATGGTCATCAAAATCATATCAATGATTGGTATCAAAAGAAAAAGCAATCTTCAATGTCAAAGGGAACAAAGAAAATTGCTATTGGTGCGATGTCACGTCTCTTACGAACCATGCACTATCTGGTTTTGAATAACCAATTGTACGATTACGATACAGCGTCAAAGCGCTAG
- a CDS encoding IS30 family transposase encodes MSSSLSAHERSVIETMIKLNHSTREIARFLKRSPATITYELNRIKPYNAQQAHHLAQCNRHKHGRHPTLTPEISAFLNHHIGILKWSPETAAHVLGIAFKTIYNWIHHGLLKIKLSDLPDKGIRRKRQSDGRRRVFAHGRSIEKRPKAVQLRQEFGHFEVDTMQSGKTRGDVLVTITERLSRQHIMRHVSGRNSQAVTPAIIRFFKGIKNAKSITVDHGREFAKYDEIEEQLGIPMYFAHPYSPEERGSNEVLNRYVRRFIPKERKIETISQKELDQINHWINARPMKTLNWQSPRKVFQKHAVFG; translated from the coding sequence ATGTCTTCTAGTTTATCAGCTCACGAACGTTCTGTCATTGAAACAATGATCAAACTTAATCATTCAACTCGAGAAATAGCCCGTTTCTTAAAGCGTTCTCCTGCAACTATTACCTACGAGTTAAATCGAATTAAACCATACAATGCACAACAGGCTCATCATTTAGCCCAGTGTAATCGGCACAAACACGGTCGCCATCCGACCCTAACACCTGAAATATCAGCTTTTTTGAACCATCACATTGGTATCTTGAAGTGGTCACCAGAAACGGCTGCTCATGTATTGGGCATTGCTTTCAAGACCATCTACAACTGGATTCATCATGGTTTGCTTAAAATTAAGTTATCAGATTTACCTGATAAAGGTATTCGACGTAAACGTCAATCTGACGGCCGTAGACGTGTTTTTGCTCATGGCCGTTCAATTGAAAAACGACCAAAAGCTGTCCAATTAAGACAAGAATTTGGTCATTTTGAAGTTGATACGATGCAATCTGGTAAAACACGTGGCGATGTTTTAGTGACCATCACAGAACGATTGAGTCGACAACATATCATGAGACATGTCAGTGGGCGCAATAGTCAGGCAGTGACACCAGCTATTATTAGGTTTTTCAAGGGTATAAAAAATGCTAAATCAATTACAGTTGATCACGGTCGAGAGTTTGCAAAATATGATGAAATAGAAGAACAGCTAGGCATACCGATGTATTTTGCACACCCATATTCACCAGAAGAACGTGGTAGTAATGAAGTGCTAAATCGATATGTCCGTCGTTTTATCCCAAAAGAACGCAAAATTGAAACCATCAGTCAGAAAGAATTAGATCAAATTAATCATTGGATTAATGCCAGGCCAATGAAAACGCTCAACTGGCAATCACCACGAAAAGTCTTTCAGAAACATGCGGTGTTCGGATGA
- a CDS encoding ABC transporter permease: MFLALNEIRHEKMRYGLIVSVISLVSFLIFILSALSLGLANQNTAAIDSWKTTSALMTKNANGNMGQSLMTKNQLDSTSKSDDTARVGISPTNVKRTNSSTSQSVQFIGVNFNEYIFKDLTVTMGHLPKNKSEIVISDKLNDLKIGDRVYIGLDNNSFKIVGKVSDAQYNMAPVIYGSINNWAVIKGVGNQFYGSGLISKEKLPTKNLSSDLVIYDKSTFLSKLPGYAAQNTTFAFMIVFLIIISLVVVTIFLYILTIQKLPNLAVLRAQGIPSKYLLRNTFGETLLIMITSVVLGLILTTISGILIPAGVPMYFNIPLIAGVGIGIVITGLIGSLIPMKIIAKIDPVSAIGG; this comes from the coding sequence ATGTTCTTAGCGTTGAATGAAATTCGACACGAAAAAATGAGGTATGGTCTGATTGTGTCAGTGATAAGTTTAGTCAGTTTTCTGATTTTTATTCTTAGTGCGTTATCACTTGGACTTGCTAATCAAAATACAGCAGCCATTGATTCTTGGAAAACAACCAGTGCGTTAATGACAAAAAATGCAAATGGTAATATGGGCCAATCCCTGATGACAAAAAATCAGTTAGATTCCACATCAAAATCTGACGATACGGCACGAGTTGGTATTAGCCCCACAAATGTTAAAAGAACAAATTCAAGTACAAGTCAATCTGTTCAATTCATCGGTGTTAATTTTAACGAATATATTTTCAAAGATTTAACCGTTACGATGGGACACTTACCAAAGAATAAGTCTGAGATTGTCATTTCTGATAAGCTAAACGATTTAAAAATTGGAGATAGAGTATATATTGGATTAGACAATAATTCTTTTAAAATTGTAGGCAAGGTTAGTGATGCACAATATAATATGGCGCCGGTCATATACGGTTCAATTAATAATTGGGCAGTCATCAAAGGTGTCGGAAATCAATTTTATGGAAGTGGGCTAATATCAAAGGAGAAGCTACCTACAAAGAATTTAAGTTCGGATCTTGTCATCTATGATAAAAGCACTTTTCTCAGCAAGTTACCTGGTTATGCTGCACAAAACACAACTTTTGCTTTTATGATAGTTTTTCTAATCATTATTTCATTAGTAGTTGTAACAATCTTTTTGTATATTTTAACAATTCAGAAATTACCTAACTTAGCTGTCTTAAGAGCACAGGGAATACCTAGCAAATATTTATTGAGGAATACATTTGGAGAGACTTTGTTGATTATGATTACTTCCGTGGTACTTGGCTTGATACTTACTACAATCTCTGGAATACTGATTCCAGCAGGCGTTCCGATGTATTTTAACATACCACTTATTGCAGGGGTGGGCATTGGCATAGTCATAACCGGGCTTATCGGTTCTCTAATTCCAATGAAAATTATAGCAAAAATTGATCCAGTTTCAGCAATAGGAGGATAA
- a CDS encoding ABC transporter ATP-binding protein yields the protein MATLELKNVNKVFGSGANQVVALDDINFKSVSGELTLILGPSGSGKSTLLTILGGIQTASSGQVLLDEHSLNDLSKTAQEKNRLDKIGFILQRYSLVPFLTVKQQFELVDKVKGHNLSPEVFENLLDELGIQKLLAQYPGELSGGQSQRVAIARALYGDPSIVLADEPTAALDSSRVEVVGQLFQDIAHNYNKAIVTVTHDIRLKKFADHIYELVDGHLQQVK from the coding sequence ATGGCAACTCTAGAATTAAAAAATGTAAATAAAGTGTTTGGATCCGGTGCGAACCAAGTCGTGGCACTCGATGATATTAATTTCAAATCTGTATCTGGAGAACTAACACTAATCTTAGGCCCATCTGGTTCGGGGAAAAGCACTTTGCTGACTATTTTGGGTGGTATTCAAACTGCATCTAGTGGTCAAGTCCTATTAGATGAACACTCTCTTAATGATTTGAGTAAAACAGCACAAGAAAAGAATAGGCTAGATAAGATTGGGTTTATTTTACAGCGTTATAGTTTGGTCCCTTTCTTAACAGTGAAACAACAATTTGAGTTAGTAGACAAAGTGAAAGGTCACAATCTGAGTCCAGAGGTATTTGAAAATCTGTTGGATGAGTTGGGAATACAAAAATTGTTAGCACAATATCCAGGTGAATTGTCTGGAGGACAATCGCAGCGAGTCGCCATTGCTCGAGCTTTGTATGGTGATCCAAGCATTGTTCTTGCAGATGAACCCACTGCAGCCCTTGATAGTTCCAGAGTCGAAGTTGTCGGACAACTTTTCCAAGATATTGCGCATAATTACAATAAGGCTATTGTGACAGTTACTCATGATATTCGTTTAAAAAAATTTGCTGATCATATCTATGAGCTTGTCGATGGTCATTTACAACAAGTTAAATAA
- a CDS encoding TetR/AcrR family transcriptional regulator, giving the protein MAKEILSRLSQEKIKKIRSSLLKEFSEYNISEAQVARIVKEANISRGSFYTYFSDLFDAYNWILSQVLTEVHQRKAEGSLNSAELLILSAEDDEYFNFLRKYFEINESLLRVWNSKNHKSPDYNFVEHVLNEDETRKWVKDLITHEAIRQSFLHPEERENIVLHLKAAEKLIGEKEV; this is encoded by the coding sequence ATGGCAAAAGAAATACTTTCAAGATTATCACAGGAAAAAATCAAAAAAATAAGGTCATCTTTATTAAAAGAATTTTCGGAATATAATATTTCGGAGGCTCAAGTTGCAAGAATTGTGAAGGAAGCAAACATCTCTCGTGGTTCGTTTTATACTTATTTCAGTGATTTATTTGATGCCTATAACTGGATTTTGTCTCAGGTGTTAACCGAAGTGCATCAAAGAAAAGCAGAAGGGTCTCTTAATTCTGCTGAACTTCTTATTTTGTCTGCTGAGGATGATGAATATTTTAACTTTTTAAGAAAATATTTTGAAATAAATGAATCGCTATTGAGGGTTTGGAATAGTAAGAATCACAAGAGTCCTGATTACAACTTTGTTGAACATGTGTTAAATGAAGACGAAACTAGAAAGTGGGTTAAAGATTTGATAACTCACGAGGCCATTAGACAGTCCTTTCTGCACCCTGAAGAAAGAGAAAATATTGTTTTACATTTAAAAGCCGCTGAAAAGTTAATTGGAGAGAAAGAGGTATAA
- a CDS encoding IS30 family transposase encodes MSSSLSAHERSVIETMIKLNHSTREIARFLKRSPATITYELNRIKPYNAQQAHHLAQCNRHKHGRHPTLTPEISAFLNHHIGILKWSPETAAHVLGIAFKTIYNWIHHGLLKIKLSDLPDKGIRRKRQSDGRRRVFAHGRSIEKRPKAVQLRQEFGHFEVDTMQSGKTRGDVLVTITERLSRQHIMRHVSGRNSQAVTPAIIRFFKGIKNAKSITVDHGREFAKYDEIEEQLGIPMYFAHPYSPEERGSNEVLNRYVRRFIPKERKIETISQKELDQINHWINARPMKTLNWQSPRKVFQKHAVFG; translated from the coding sequence ATGTCTTCTAGTTTATCAGCTCACGAACGTTCTGTCATTGAAACAATGATCAAACTTAATCATTCAACTCGAGAAATAGCCCGTTTCTTAAAGCGTTCTCCTGCAACTATTACCTACGAGTTAAATCGAATTAAACCATACAATGCACAACAGGCTCATCATTTAGCCCAGTGTAATCGGCACAAACACGGTCGCCATCCGACCCTAACACCTGAAATATCAGCTTTTTTGAACCATCACATTGGTATCTTGAAGTGGTCACCAGAAACGGCTGCTCATGTATTGGGTATTGCTTTCAAGACCATCTACAACTGGATTCATCATGGTTTGCTTAAAATTAAGTTATCAGATTTACCTGATAAAGGTATTCGACGTAAACGTCAATCTGACGGCCGTAGACGTGTTTTTGCTCATGGCCGTTCAATTGAAAAACGACCAAAAGCTGTCCAATTAAGACAAGAATTTGGTCATTTTGAAGTTGATACGATGCAATCTGGTAAAACACGTGGCGATGTTTTAGTGACCATCACAGAACGATTGAGTCGACAACATATCATGAGACATGTCAGTGGGCGCAATAGTCAGGCAGTGACACCAGCTATTATTAGGTTTTTCAAGGGTATAAAAAATGCTAAATCAATTACAGTTGATCACGGTCGAGAGTTTGCAAAATATGATGAAATAGAAGAACAGCTAGGCATACCGATGTATTTTGCACACCCATATTCACCAGAAGAACGTGGTAGTAATGAAGTGCTAAATCGATATGTCCGTCGTTTTATCCCAAAAGAACGCAAAATTGAAACCATCAGTCAGAAAGAATTAGATCAAATTAATCATTGGATTAATGCCAGGCCAATGAAAACGCTCAACTGGCAATCACCACGAAAAGTCTTTCAGAAACATGCGGTGTTCGGATGA